One region of Eupeodes corollae chromosome 1, idEupCoro1.1, whole genome shotgun sequence genomic DNA includes:
- the LOC129951586 gene encoding uncharacterized protein K02A2.6-like, which produces MDFPKPEHLNLDGNLKENWKRFKSHFEIYSTATKTDGEDEKIQVARFLSCAGTEAIELFHTFELSSDEQKKIEKVKAKFEEYCNPRTNVVYERYRFYMRNQKEGEPFDHFLKEISTLVESCSFGDEKKSMLRDRIVIGIADHSIQAQLLKTSELTLEKAVDTCRVAEMTGVQSKIMQGEAVSGRTASAVDAIGKEGGSRNKAEYHPKSSKNSVPSNFRCKENAQQLEKWGEGRGQFSKIKCTFCSYTHLKGKCPAYGKKCAACGKVNHFASMCRKQKLVSDVAVLQEDDDYDSDELFIDAIKSYKSKNTCWTKSLTVENTEVIFKLDTGSQVNILPRKLFDKIRTQNRLKNYAVKLEAYGGFRLEVVGAVECEVKDGNKKYNMQFVVVEKGCQALLGLESCMELGLVARIDSISQSMKEKFIKLNEDIFEGYGFFPDECRLELKKDAQPVNRPPKRIPLSLREKVKETLGKMEKRGVISRVNGPCEWSHQMVVIEKRDGTLRICLDPKELNAAIKDERCMLPTFEDFRNAMRDYQIFTVLDFKEGFWQLKLDEKSKKLTVFSTPYSGCYNFNVLPLGVKVAAEIFQKINNKYFGALPGTFVFVDDLIIGGKNSEEHDENLSRVLQRARELGIKFNKKKVQFRVEKVRYLGHIFSAEGTTPDPVRVEGIKGIENPKNQKDLQKILGTVNYLRPFIPKLADMIAPFRDLLKKNVVCTWNEFYAGALEQVKQAIEKATKLNTFNPSLPTVIQADASKDGLGDCLMQLGKPICFASKSLTQTETHYAQIEKELLAIVFACKKFHEYIYGRKVVVYTDHKPLVSIIDKPLGNNYSTRLQRMKIKIMIYDLEVRYLPGKEMHIADLLSRSSGMDKEINLEDIRTEYIHSVSLGERSKNLYIRETEKDSVLKQLTRYYREGWPLSKTKIPEQLRFFWTIKDKLYEDNGLVFFEERVFVPKSLIKHALDELHRNHFGISKTIARAKGIFYWPYMNRDIENVISRCQVCEKFRAANPQHKMISRETPELPYQRVGCDILEFKGKPFLVIVDYLSKWFDLKELDTKSAKSVVRAMKETFSVHGIPEEVVCDNQPFNSYICRQFAKEWDFKFTYASPFYPKSNGMAEKAVHTAKSILRKCLESGGDLYLTLLEYRSTKLAHLDFSPSQLLMSRNLRTKLPIAKNQLKPRILETEDLIKMQQIKLNQINYYNRRANRKELELNKGDNVVYRKGVVWEPAKIEEKSNSPRSYVLRTENNKVIRRNSEHLRRSYNEPKFRNLNEEEENMHRTINNSDFMKQDLEQQGVSSENSKQDINIPQSIPSLQTQNHYQTRYGRSVKKPIFFGR; this is translated from the coding sequence ATGGACTTCCCAAAACCAGAACACTTGAATCTTGACGGCAATCTGAAAGAGAATTGGAAAAGATTCAAATCACATTTCGAGATTTATTCGACTGCAACAAAAACTGATGGTGAGGATGAAAAAATACAAGTGGCAAGATTTCTGAGCTGTGCGGGCACAGAAGCTATAGAACTCTTTCATACCTTTGAGCTTAGTAGTGACGagcaaaagaaaattgaaaaagttaaagctAAGTTTGAGGAATACTGTAATCCGCGAACGAATGTGGTATATGAAAGGTACCGATTTTACATGAGAAATCAAAAGGAAGGTGAACCTTTTGACCATTTCTTGAAAGAGATATCAACTCTGGTAGAAAGCTGTAGCTTTGGAGATGAAAAGAAGTCCATGCTGAGGGACAGAATCGTCATTGGAATAGCAGACCATAGCATTCAAGCACAACTTTTGAAAACGAGTGAGTTGACCTTAGAAAAGGCAGTGGACACGTGTCGAGTGGCGGAGATGACAGGAGTGCAAAGCAAAATCATGCAAGGAGAGGCAGTATCAGGGAGAACAGCATCCGCAGTGGATGCAATTGGAAAAGAAGGGGGAAGTAGAAACAAGGCAGAATACCATCCTAAAAGTAGTAAAAATAGTGTTCCTTCTAATTTCAGATGTAAAGAGAATGCACAGCAGTTAGAGAAATGGGGCGAGGGAAGGGGACAGTTCAGCAAAATCAAATGCACATTTTGTAGCTACACACATTTGAAGGGCAAGTGCCCAGCGTATGGAAAAAAATGTGCCGCGTGTGGAAAAGTTAATCACTTTGCATCAATGTGTAGGAAACAAAAACTTGTGAGTGATGTTGCGGTTTTGCAAGAAGATGATGATTACGATAGtgatgaattatttattgatgCAATTAAGTCGTATAAATCGAAAAACACGTGCTGGACTAAGTCTTTGACAGTAGAAAATACAGAGGTGATTTTTAAGCTAGACACAGGGTCGCAGGTAAACATTTTGCCAAGGAAATTGTTTGACAAAATAAGAACTCAGAATAGGCTCAAGAATTATGCTGTGAAATTGGAAGCTTACGGGGGTTTTAGACTTGAGGTAGTTGGAGCGGTAGAGTGTGAGGTTAAGGacggaaacaaaaaatataatatgcaGTTCGTAGTGGTGGAAAAGGGATGTCAGGCATTGCTAGGTTTGGAATCATGCATGGAATTAGGGCTAGTGGCTCGTATAGACAGTATAAGTCAAAGTATGAAAGAgaagtttataaaattgaatgaagATATATTTGAGGGATATGGATTTTTCCCAGACGAATGTCGATTAGAGCTTAAAAAAGATGCACAACCAGTGAACAGGCCACCAAAACGTATACCCCTAAGCTTAAGAGAAAAAGTTAAGGAGACATTAggtaaaatggaaaaaaggggTGTAATTTCAAGAGTTAATGGGCCATGTGAATGGTCTCATCAGATGGTAGTAATAGAGAAGAGGGATGGGACCTTAAGAATTTGCCTTGATCCAAAAGAGTTGAATGCGGCTATAAAAGATGAAAGGTGCATGCTACCTACATTTGAAGACTTTAGAAATGCAATGAGAGATTACCAAATATTTACGGTATTAGACTTCAAAGAAGGATTTTGGCAGCTTAAACTGGATGAGAAGTCAAAGAAGTTGACAGTATTTAGTACACCATACAGTGGATGCTATAATTTTAATGTGTTGCCGTTAGGAGTAAAAGTAGCAGcagagatatttcaaaaaataaacaacaaatattttgggGCATTGCCaggaacatttgtttttgtagatgACTTGATAATAGGTGGGAAAAACAGTGAGGAACATGATGAAAACCTGAGTAGAGTACTGCAGAGAGCCAGGGAGTTaggaattaaatttaacaaaaagaagGTGCAGTTTAGAGTGGAAAAAGTAAGGTACTTGGGACATATATTTTCAGCTGAAGGTACGACTCCAGATCCGGTAAGAGTTGAAGGGATCAAAGGTATAGAAAATCCAAAGAACCAAAAAGATTTACAGAAAATTCTAGGAACAGTTAATTACTTAAGACCATTCATCCCCAAGCTGGCCGATATGATAGCACCATTTAGAgacttattaaagaaaaatgtggTGTGCACTTGGAATGAATTCTATGCAGGGGCATTAGAACAAGTTAAACAAGCAAttgaaaaagcaacaaaattaaatacgttCAACCCATCCCTACCGACAGTTATACAAGCTGATGCTTCAAAAGATGGTTTAGGCGACTGTCTTATGCAACTAGGAAAACCGATTTGCTTTGCTTCGAAAAGCCTCACTCAGACAGAGACCCACTACGCTCAGATTGAGAAGGAACTATTAGCCATAGTTTTCGCATGTAAGAAATTTCATGAATATATTTATGGGAGAAAAGTCGTAGTGTATACAGATCATAAGCCACTTGTATCAATCATAGATAAGCCGTTAGGAAACAATTATTCAACACGTTTACaaagaatgaaaattaaaattatgatttatgaCTTAGAAGTGAGATATTTACCAGGAAAGGAGATGCATATAGCAGACTTGTTATCACGTAGTTCGGGAATGGATAAGGAGATAAATCTAGAGGATATAAGAACAGAATACATACATTCAGTTAGTTTAGGAGAAagatcaaaaaatttgtatataagagAAACAGAAAAAGATAGTGTATTAAAGCAATTAACTAGGTATTATAGAGAAGGTTGGCCGTTGTCTAAAACTAAAATACCTGAGCAGTTAAGGTTCTTCTGGACTATAAAAGATAAATTGTATGAAGATAATGGAttagtattttttgaagaaagagTATTTGTCCCAAAAAGCCTCATAAAGCATGCACTAGACGAGTTACATAGGAATCACTTTGGAATATCAAAAACTATAGCACGGGCTAAAGGTATATTTTACTGGCCATATATGAATAGAGACATTGAAAATGTGATAAGTCGATGTCAAGTGTGTGAAAAATTTAGAGCCGCGAACCCACAACATAAAATGATATCTCGAGAAACACCAGAACTACCGTATCAAAGAGTAGGTTGCgatattttggaatttaaagGAAAGCCATTTTTGGTCATAGTAGACTATTTATCAAAATGGTTTGATCTTAAGGAACTAGACACAAAGTCAGCTAAAAGTGTCGTTAGGGCGATGAAAGAAACGTTTTCGGTGCATGGGATACCAGAAGAAGTAGTTTGCGATAATCAGCCATTCAATTCATATATATGTAGGCAATTTGCAAAAGAATGGGATTTTAAATTCACGTACGCAAGTCCATTTTATCCAAAATCAAATGGAATGGCGGAAAAGGCCGTGCATACCGCAAAGTcgattttgagaaaatgtttAGAGAGTGGAGGAGACCTTTATCTTACTCTGTTAGAATATAGGAGTACAAAACTTGCTCATTTGGACTTTTCACCATCACAACTGTTAATGAGTAGAAACTTAAGAACTAAACTCCCAATAGCAAAGAATCAGCTTAAGCCTAGAATATTAGAAACAGAAGATCTAATTAAGATGcagcaaattaaattaaatcagatAAACTACTATAATAGGAGAGCGAATAGAAAAGAATTAGAACTTAATAAAGGAGATAACGTAGTGTACAGAAAAGGAGTAGTTTGGGAGCCAGCTAAAATAGAAGAGAAAAGTAACAGTCCAAGGTCGTATGTGCTACGCACTGAAAACAATAAAGTAATTAGAAGGAACTCAGAACATTTGCGTAGATCATATAATGAaccaaaatttagaaatttaaatgagGAAGAAGAAAACATGCATAGGACCATAAACAATAGCGACTTTATGAAACAAGATTTAGAACAGCAAGGTGTTTCTTCGGAAAATTCAAAACAGGACATTAACATACCACAAAGTATTCCATCCTTGCAAACGCAAAATCACTACCAAACTCGCTATGGGCGAAGCGTtaaaaagccaattttttttggaagataa